The Neovison vison isolate M4711 chromosome 5, ASM_NN_V1, whole genome shotgun sequence genome includes a region encoding these proteins:
- the SMIM5 gene encoding small integral membrane protein 5, whose translation MAAASFVQEMRSMGERLLLKLQRLPQAEPVEIVAFSVILLFTATVLLLLLIACCCCCCPERRGRKVQVRPMTPP comes from the exons ATGGCAGCTGCCAGCTTTGTGCAGGAGATGCGCTCCATGGGTGAAAGGTTACTGCTCAAGCTACAGAGGCTGCCCCAGGCCGAGCCCGTGGAGATCGTGGCCTTCTCGGTCATCCTCCTTTTCACAG ctaccgtgctgctgctgctgctgatagcctgctgctgctgctgctgccccgaGCGCAGAGGCAGGAAGGTCCAAGTGCGGCCCATGACCCCACCGTGA